From the genome of Sulfurimonas paralvinellae:
GGTTATAAAGCATACAACCGACAAAGTATTCAATATCAGAAGGTTCAAACTCTGAATATTGATTCTCTTCGTCACTAAAATGTTTATGCCAGATAGTAAGCACTTCTTCGAGCTTTTCTTTCATCACAGCGCCTCCAATTTTTGATGCAATTATACTCAAATAATGCTATACTTTGCTTATTATGATACAGCTAAACACTTCGGCAGATAAAACTTTAAACATTTTCTTATCAAACACAAACAAAGCTCTGCGTGAGGTACTCAAAGATATAGCTCCAAAAGAAATGCAACAACTTTCGCAGGCAAAAGATCTCGGTTCTATTTTGGAATCACTGCTTAAAAACAGACCGCAGGATCAACTGCAAAACCAAACGCTCCTCACGCTCTTAAAGAATAACCCTACACTTAAAGAGCTTGGCAATGTATCGACAACGCTCAAAGAACTGCAGCAGTTGTTACAAAAAAATGAAACGCCGATGCTTAACAGACTCAAAATAGTCGTTGTAAAATCACTAGAAAATATTACAAACATCGACGAAAATTCACTCAAGAACAAGATTGAAAATTCCGGTCTTTTTCTAGAGTCCAAACTCAAAAATGCAAGTTCCAAACAAGAGATACAAGAGCTTCTTAGCAATGACACAAAAGCCGTTGTCAAAAAATCACTCGAAGAGCTTAACACCGCTTCACTTCCAAACAAAGATACAGTGATGAAACAGCTTGATAAACTCAGCATGCAGATCGATTACTATCAACTGCTTTCACACCTCAATGATGCATCCGCACTCTATCTGCCCTACTCGTTTGATGCGTTGGAAGAGGGAAACATCACCATAAAAAATGCAAAAAATAAGAAGTTTTTCTGTGATATCGATCTGCAATTAAAAGAGTATGGCAGCTTACGACTTCGACTCGGTCTCTTTGAAAAAAATCAACTCAACATAAATATATCGTGTGAAAGTCCCGAGTTAAAAGATTTACTGCATAGCAACATAAAAGATCTTAAAAAAAGTCTCTATGATGTCGGTATCATACCGACAGATATTCGATTCTTAGATGCAGCCGATGTTCAGATGCCTTATGGATCCGGTGAAGAAATTGAACTTGGTTTTGAGGTAAAAGCATGAAAAAAGAAGAAGCGGTCGCTCTCAAATATGATGATAAAAAACAGAGTGCACCAAAAGTCACGGCAAAAGGGAAAGGAAAAACTGCCCAAAAGATCATTGAACTTGCTCGTGAGCATGAGATACCCATAAAAAAAGACGAAGACCTTGTCGAACTACTCTCAAAAGTAGAGCTCGATAAAGAAGTACCACAGGAGATGTACAGAGCTGTTGCGGAAGTCTTTAGTTTTATCTACAAAATTACAAATAAAACAGATTGAAAATCACTTCAACTGACTCCATTTATCACCAATGTTAAGAGATGCTTTGAGCGGGATATTGAGCTGCATTATCCCTTCCATAATCTCTCTGAATCTTTTTCCGTATGCATCCGCTTTTGCTGCATCAACTTCAAAGATCAGTTCATCATGAATCTGCAGCAGCATGACTGCCTGCATCGATTCTTCTTTGATCGTCGCATGGATCTTGTTCATACTTAGCTTTATCAAGTCTGCGGCACTTCCTTGAAAGACAGAGTTAACAGATTCACGCTCATATGCTGCTTTATACATTGGCGTTGCACGTTCGTAGTCAAAATAGCGTCTGCGTCCAAGCAGTGTTTCGATATAGCCTTTTTCTTTCGAGCTGTCAACAATGGAGCGAAAATAGCTCTTGACCGTTGGAAATGATTCAAAATACTTCTCTATTATTTCTTTTGCCTCTTTGGTCGTAATGCCCAAAGTATCGGAGAGTTTTTTCTGCCCCATACCGTAAAGCAGTCCGAAGTTTACGGTCTTTGCAATATTACGCTTGCTTGGAGCTTCTTCTTCACCAAAAAGAATAATAGCCGTTTGGAGGTGAATATCTTTGTCGTGCATAAAAGCATCAACCAATACCTTATCTTGAGAAAAATGGGCAAGCAGACGCAGCTCTATCTGCGAGTAGTCGATGCCGATGAGCTTTTTGCCCTCACCTGCGACAAATGCCTCTCGTATCTTGGCACCGAGCGGCGTACGTGTCGGAATGTTCTGCAGATTTGGATTTTTTGAGCTTAAACGACCTGTTGCTGTTCCAGTCTGCACAAAAGAGGTGTGGATACGGTGATATTCATTCTCACTTGCAAGTTTTAAAAGCGGCTCGATATATGTCGAGTAGAGCTTATAGACCTCACGGTACTCCAATAGTTTGGGAACAACCGGATGTTTGTCTTTAAGAGAGTTAAGCACTTTTTCATCCGTAGAGTAGCCTGTTTTTGTCTTCTTGCCGACAGGCAGTCCCAATGTTTCAAAAAGAACGACACCAAGCTGCTTTGTCGAGTTTATGTTAAACTCACTTCCTGAGAGTTCATAGATACTCTTCGTCAAGGATTCAAGTGTCTTTTTTACCTCAACTAAGAAATCTTCCAAAAAGTTCACATCAACCTCGATGCCTTTTCTCTCCATGCAAAGTAAGGTAGAGATAAAAGGTATCTCAACATTTTGAGCCTCTTGTATGAGATGCTTTGCATTTTGGAGTTCAAGCTTTTGTAAAAAGAGTTTGTAGAGCTTAAAAGTAATGAGCGCATCTTCAGAAGCGTACATACAGGCATCATCAAGCTCTACAGAAGCGAAACTCTCCCCTTTTTTGACCGTATCTTTAAAAGCTATCATTTCATGATTTAACAATGCTTTAGCAAGCTTGTCAAGTGAGAGTGCACTCTCCGGATTGATAAGCCAGGCAAGTATCATACTGTCACACGCTATTGGCAGTTCTTCAACACCTAAAAATCGTGTCACAAAATGCAGATCGAATTTGATGTTATGCCCTACCACTTTAAACTCAAAAATTTTACGCATTGCCTCTTTGGCATCATCTTCGCTTATCTGCTCGGGCACGCCGAGATAGAAGTGTCTAAAAGGCACATAATAGGCTTCTGATTCATCAACACAAAAACTAAAACCGACAAGCTTGTCTTTGTCATAATCAAGCCCTGTCGTCTCCGTATCAAAAGCGACAAAGGCATCTTTTTCAAAGGAGTTGAGTACCTTAAAGAGTTCATCTCTGTCTGTTAGAAGCGTAGCCGTATACTCACTGTTTATGTATTCAGTAACCTTACCAGCATCTTGCGTTTTTTTAACAGCAGCGGCTTTTTTCTCATCGCTGACCATATTCTTTGCGTGAAGTGTTCGTAAGATCGCATTTTGTTCATACTGCACAAGTTCATCATAGATATTTAAAAATGGATTTTCAACATCCATTCTGTACTCTTCAAAATCAACCTCATCGCAGGAAAATACATCCGGATGCAGTGTTACAAGCTCTTTTGACATATATGCCGCTTCACGCGATTCTATGAGCTTTTTCTGCGTTGCGCCCTTTATCTCATCAATATGTGCATAGATATTATCAAGTGTACCGTACTCTTTGAGCAGTTTTTCAGCTCCGACCTTGCCTATGCCTTTCACACCGGGCACATTATCCGCACTGTCACCCAAAATGGACTGATAATCGATGAACTGTTCCGGCGTCACACCGTATTTATCATAACAGGCTCTTTCATTGATGACCTTTTTCTTGATAGCATCGACAAGGGTGACATTATCATCATCGATAAGCTGGCACAAGTCCTTGTCATGTGAAACGATGCGAACGCGGTAACCTTTTTCTTTAGCGCACTTTACAAGTGTCGCAATGACATCATCGGCTTCAAAACCGACTTTTCCAAGTGTCTTATAGCCCATTTTATTGATCCATTCAATAGCGATGGGAAGCTGCTGCGTGAGCTCCGGCGGCGGAGCCTGACGATTTGCCTTATAGTTTTCATCTATCTCGTTGCGAAAGGTCTCACCCTTGGAATCGACTGCGAAAATGATGTAGTCACTGTCATGTTCTTTTTGCAATGTAGCTATAAAATTGGTA
Proteins encoded in this window:
- a CDS encoding flagellar hook-length control protein FliK: MIQLNTSADKTLNIFLSNTNKALREVLKDIAPKEMQQLSQAKDLGSILESLLKNRPQDQLQNQTLLTLLKNNPTLKELGNVSTTLKELQQLLQKNETPMLNRLKIVVVKSLENITNIDENSLKNKIENSGLFLESKLKNASSKQEIQELLSNDTKAVVKKSLEELNTASLPNKDTVMKQLDKLSMQIDYYQLLSHLNDASALYLPYSFDALEEGNITIKNAKNKKFFCDIDLQLKEYGSLRLRLGLFEKNQLNINISCESPELKDLLHSNIKDLKKSLYDVGIIPTDIRFLDAADVQMPYGSGEEIELGFEVKA
- a CDS encoding EscU/YscU/HrcU family type III secretion system export apparatus switch protein, translated to MKKEEAVALKYDDKKQSAPKVTAKGKGKTAQKIIELAREHEIPIKKDEDLVELLSKVELDKEVPQEMYRAVAEVFSFIYKITNKTD
- the polA gene encoding DNA polymerase I, with the protein product MSKTVTVIDTFGFFFRSFYALPQYLKTKDGFPTGLLTGFTNFIATLQKEHDSDYIIFAVDSKGETFRNEIDENYKANRQAPPPELTQQLPIAIEWINKMGYKTLGKVGFEADDVIATLVKCAKEKGYRVRIVSHDKDLCQLIDDDNVTLVDAIKKKVINERACYDKYGVTPEQFIDYQSILGDSADNVPGVKGIGKVGAEKLLKEYGTLDNIYAHIDEIKGATQKKLIESREAAYMSKELVTLHPDVFSCDEVDFEEYRMDVENPFLNIYDELVQYEQNAILRTLHAKNMVSDEKKAAAVKKTQDAGKVTEYINSEYTATLLTDRDELFKVLNSFEKDAFVAFDTETTGLDYDKDKLVGFSFCVDESEAYYVPFRHFYLGVPEQISEDDAKEAMRKIFEFKVVGHNIKFDLHFVTRFLGVEELPIACDSMILAWLINPESALSLDKLAKALLNHEMIAFKDTVKKGESFASVELDDACMYASEDALITFKLYKLFLQKLELQNAKHLIQEAQNVEIPFISTLLCMERKGIEVDVNFLEDFLVEVKKTLESLTKSIYELSGSEFNINSTKQLGVVLFETLGLPVGKKTKTGYSTDEKVLNSLKDKHPVVPKLLEYREVYKLYSTYIEPLLKLASENEYHRIHTSFVQTGTATGRLSSKNPNLQNIPTRTPLGAKIREAFVAGEGKKLIGIDYSQIELRLLAHFSQDKVLVDAFMHDKDIHLQTAIILFGEEEAPSKRNIAKTVNFGLLYGMGQKKLSDTLGITTKEAKEIIEKYFESFPTVKSYFRSIVDSSKEKGYIETLLGRRRYFDYERATPMYKAAYERESVNSVFQGSAADLIKLSMNKIHATIKEESMQAVMLLQIHDELIFEVDAAKADAYGKRFREIMEGIMQLNIPLKASLNIGDKWSQLK